A single window of Malus sylvestris chromosome 5, drMalSylv7.2, whole genome shotgun sequence DNA harbors:
- the LOC126624113 gene encoding soluble inorganic pyrophosphatase 6, chloroplastic-like isoform X1, producing the protein MATARVLTAANTSCLISKTTSFRAKQSPYSNTSLCFTRRRAASLSLSSSSRRPFNCTAIYNPDVQIKEEGQPETLDYRLFFVDRSGQKVSPWHDIPLQVGDGVFNFVVEIPKESSAKMEVATDEPHTPIKQDTKKGKLRYYPYNINWNYGLLPQTWEDPSLANNEVEGAFGDNDPVDVVEIGDSRRKIGEILKVKPLAALAMIDEGELDWKIVAISLDDPRASLVNDIDDVEKHFPGTLAAIRDWFRDYKIPDGKPANKFGLGNKAANKDYALKVITETNESWAKLVKRSIPAGDLSLA; encoded by the exons ATGGCCACCGCGAGAGTGCTGACCGCCGCCAATACTTCCTGCTTGATCTCCAAGACGACGTCGTTCCGCGCGAAGCAGAGTCCCTACAGCAATACCAGCCTTTGCTTCACCAGAAGAAGAGCAGCGTCGCTGTCGTTGTCGTCTTCTTCCAGGAGGCCCTTCAATTGCACGGCTATCTACAATCCCGATGTTCAGATCAAGGAGGAAGGCCAGCCCGAAACACTAGATTACCGCCTCTTCTTCGTCGACCGTTCCGGTCAAAAG GTTTCTCCTTGGCATGATATACCTTTGCAAGTGGGTGACGGTGTATTCAACTTTGTGGTTGAAATACCCAAAGAATCGAGTGCAAAGATGGAGGTTGCTACTGATGAGCCACACACCCCGATAAAGCAGGATACAAAGAAGGGAAAACTTCGTTACTATCC CtacaatattaattggaattATGGGTTGCTTCCACAAACATGGGAAGACCCATCTCTTGCTAACAATGAAGTTGAAGGAGCATTTGGGGATAATGATCCAG TTGATGTTGTTGAGATAGGCGATAGTCGGAGAAAGATTGGTGAGATTCTCAAAGTAAAGCCATTGGCTGCTTTAGCTATGATCGATGAAGGGGAACTTGACTGGAAAATTGTTGCAATTTCATTGGATGATCCAAGGGCTTCTCTCGTTAATGACATTGATGATGTTGAGAAGCATTTCCCG GGGACTCTCGCTGCAATAAGGGACTGGTTTAGAGACTACAAGATACCTGATGGAAAGCCTGCTAACAAGTTTGGTCTTGGCAACAAAGCAGCCAACAAG GATTATGCTCTTAAGGTCATAACCGAAACCAATGAATCGTGGGCAAAGCTTGTCAAGAGATCAATTCCTGCTGGAGACCTCTCACTTGCATAG
- the LOC126624113 gene encoding soluble inorganic pyrophosphatase 6, chloroplastic-like isoform X2 has product MATARVLTAANTSCLISKTTSFRAKQSPYSNTSLCFTRRRAASLSLSSSSRRPFNCTAIYNPDVQIKEEGQPETLDYRLFFVDRSGQKVSPWHDIPLQVGDGVFNFVVEIPKESSAKMEVATDEPHTPIKQDTKKGKLRYYPYNINWNYGLLPQTWEDPSLANNEVEGAFGDNDPVDVVEIGDSRRKIGEILKVKPLAALAMIDEGELDWKIVAISLDDPRASLVNDIDDVEKHFPGTLAAIRDWFRDYKIPDGKPANKFGLGNKAANKKQFI; this is encoded by the exons ATGGCCACCGCGAGAGTGCTGACCGCCGCCAATACTTCCTGCTTGATCTCCAAGACGACGTCGTTCCGCGCGAAGCAGAGTCCCTACAGCAATACCAGCCTTTGCTTCACCAGAAGAAGAGCAGCGTCGCTGTCGTTGTCGTCTTCTTCCAGGAGGCCCTTCAATTGCACGGCTATCTACAATCCCGATGTTCAGATCAAGGAGGAAGGCCAGCCCGAAACACTAGATTACCGCCTCTTCTTCGTCGACCGTTCCGGTCAAAAG GTTTCTCCTTGGCATGATATACCTTTGCAAGTGGGTGACGGTGTATTCAACTTTGTGGTTGAAATACCCAAAGAATCGAGTGCAAAGATGGAGGTTGCTACTGATGAGCCACACACCCCGATAAAGCAGGATACAAAGAAGGGAAAACTTCGTTACTATCC CtacaatattaattggaattATGGGTTGCTTCCACAAACATGGGAAGACCCATCTCTTGCTAACAATGAAGTTGAAGGAGCATTTGGGGATAATGATCCAG TTGATGTTGTTGAGATAGGCGATAGTCGGAGAAAGATTGGTGAGATTCTCAAAGTAAAGCCATTGGCTGCTTTAGCTATGATCGATGAAGGGGAACTTGACTGGAAAATTGTTGCAATTTCATTGGATGATCCAAGGGCTTCTCTCGTTAATGACATTGATGATGTTGAGAAGCATTTCCCG GGGACTCTCGCTGCAATAAGGGACTGGTTTAGAGACTACAAGATACCTGATGGAAAGCCTGCTAACAAGTTTGGTCTTGGCAACAAAGCAGCCAACAAG AAGCAATTCATATGA
- the LOC126620865 gene encoding uncharacterized protein LOC126620865 — MKVRVVCRKVCDYIRYDLKEIAFPSSLPDPPHIKKRRKLTWHERFLVLKEASRLYAASWVRDVGPELRPNDYKNEESEDGPGGAQRTAEGKEPSTLEDLAVAARGGMETLKPALQRVYMTRASAYRDALQSFIHGYQEGIQQVMEKKAKDSKSQ; from the exons ATGAAGGTCAGGGTGGTGTGTAGGAAAGTGTGTGATTACATTCGTTATGATCTGAAAGAGATTGCATTTCCATCTTCGCTGCCGGACCCTCCTCATATCAAGAAGCGTCGTAAGCTCACCTGGCATGAGCGGTTCTTG GTGTTGAAGGAGGCTTCTAGGCTTTATGCCGCCAGCTGGGTGCGGGATGTTGGTCCTGAACTGCGGCCTAATGATTATAAGAATGAAGAGAGTGAAGATGGACCTGGTGGAGCACAGAGAACGGCTGAGGGGAAAGAACCCTCAACATTAGAGGATCTTG CTGTGGCCGCAAGAGGAGGAATGGAGACGCTAAAGCCTGCTCTACAGCGAGTGTACATGACAAGAGCTTCTGCATATAGGGATGCTCTTCAAAGTTTTATACATGGGTACCAAGAAGGCATCCAGCAGGTCATGGAGAAAAAGGCAAAAGATTCTAAATCTCAATAA